The genomic interval catgtttaaaaaacgtttttgaatatatatacatatacatacatatatatacatatatatatatatttttttaatgttacttttgaccggATTTACAAGATTTGTGAAATTCgtgatttttttctcatatgAATATAATGTTAATAgtaaatctaaaggttaaacctaaatctaaatgttaaatcttgaGCTTTCATTTTGGTACTTTCcttgaatttgcatattagctaaatattttgtttcacctgtaaaatttagatttgacattttcacatttagatttaacatttagattaagatttaacatttaagatttacatttgacatttagttttaacattcagatttagatttaattttaacatttagatttaacatttagctttaccaTTTGGATTTaaagtaacatttagatttaacatttaaattcaatatTGACGAGAAATTTACGAGAAAACAAAttgtcacaaatttcacaaatattgctgctgtaaatctggtcaaaacagaaataatttaCATACGTtatttaaacgtggtttgttgctaaatatttTTAGTATGAGAAACtttacaatcataattgtatattaatttgtaatgtttttaaacatttatttcaaactctCAGATTGACTCTGAGTAGAAAACAGTCAAagctaaaatgtaaatgtgacgTCACACTACCGTAAATAACCTGTTGGGAATTAATGACGCAGAGGCTTTTGTGTCATTGTGACTCAtttgaatttaaacacaaagtcaatgtttgtgtgtggactTGTAGACCAACACTGTTTCTTTATCAACTCtaaaatcctttttttgtgCTGATTTGTGGTTAAAACAAATGTCCTGAGTTTACACACGGGTTGTAAAGTAGAAATCATTGTAGAAACGATGTCAGATTGAATCAAACTTACCTGAAGTTCCAGGAACAGACTGTAGACTCAGGCAGAGAAGTGAACAAAACCAACAGGAAATCTGCATTTTggagcttttttttccttcaaatttCTCTAAAGATTCAACGTTTGTTCAGAAGAACAGGAGCGATTGTTTCCTTGTTCCTGAAGAACTCTGagagagaataaaaaaacagagaaaaaacagGAGCTTATGGTTTCTCTCCACCAATAGGATTTCACAGAGGGCGGTGCGTCATCTGTTGCCAACTGAGAGGAAGGATCTCAGGTTGTAAAACGAAAGTAAAACTAAACTAGAACTAAAATGTAGTGAAAACAACAAGAATGTCCTAAAATAAGTGTTTAAATAACCAACTCTGATAGATAAGACATTATGatagatataaataaaatataaatacaatatgTTAAACGTTTTACATGGACAGGATTAGGATATTACAGTCagatagtttttgtttttatttctaacaaaacaaaagtcaaatcttattttttaattgtcaaaaattaacaattaaattaTCCCAGCTCCTAAAACTGTGTCCCACAtcatgtttccatggtaactaaGTCATGTACATATGCAGTAGATGCAACGTTATAAAAAGTACTTGTATCCAGTATGTGTGTGAGttatgttcatatttttttcccattgttaaaaataattctgcgttgttgttttttttctccatgaaTTAGTTAAACTCCTCCTAAACCTGCTGTAAAGTGGACAATTAATTAATCAGAGAATAAAACaagtttatttctattttatcaTGAACATATAAATACTCCTGAGTCTTTAAAAgttgtaattattataaatttgtgaaagtgattctgttgttttaaaacactttcagacaaattacaaataaaacacattgaaataAAGCTTTgtaaaagttttaaaatcatgttttaaaacaagtgtttgtgttaaagaagaagaagtgaacTAACAGGATTCAGGTGTTGTTGTACTGACGTCAACCTGACACATTATAATGTTCCACACCTAAATATTAGAACATGCCTCCATTTTGtgctttgttttgaaatggCTGACACACACGTTTACCTGTTTGTATCTTTGTGGCTCATATTACGCAGACCTCAGCTGTTTTTCCTGTGAGGAATGAACACATATcactatcatttttattttaacatcagagaaaaagaaaaacctctattaaaaataattaaataaatacttaaataaaaaagacaataagGCTAATCATgacttttttacctttattttgtcAGATTCTGTTCATTGATTCTATGAGTTCagtttaaaggagcatagggcaggatttgtgagaaaaataaacatttattttaagttttttaacgCTACGAGTGATTAAATATTCAGAACTAAACAgaatgagcacacacacatttaagaCCAAATGTCCTGTAGTTTTACAGACGTGACTTTAAATGATGTAGATACAGATTcttggagaagaagaagaagaagaagaagaagaagaagaagaagaagaagaagaagaagaagaagaagaagaagaagaagaagaagacagacTGGTGTTCTTTAGTATCTGAATGTTATCCATTTATTAttgaaaataacattgtttCTCTACTAAAGATGAAGGATTAGGATATAAAACATGCACTGACGTGAGTCCATCTGAAAACCATCAACACCATTAAGTAAACACTGAGGAGAAACTTATTGCATTACTTTCACCACAACtggaaaaaatgtcacaaaaaagaCTTTGATTAGAAACGTTTGAATCACAGAATAAACACGagtaatgaattaaaaacaagtgAGTGCAGCGTTCTGTGCATTTGGACACGTTGGTACTCGACTGAACTGATAACGTTCTTTTTAAAGGCTTTTAATCAGCAAACATCAAACCTGGTGATGTTAGTTTGCAGTGTTAGCACATGTTAGCTTTATTAGCTCTACAATGTTAAATGTTTCTAAAACAGAAAGCACTTTTATCAACAGTTGAGTTTGTTGAACTTTGTTGGTTTTAAATGTGaagaaatgcacagaatgttCATCTGCAGAACAAATTCTTCCTTAAAATACTGAATGTGTGGCTTGTTTTCAGAGATAATAGTGGTTCAGCAAACAGAAAAATCAGTGAcggtaaaattaaaataaaacataaatattttgATCCTTTCAGGAATAAAAACGAACACGTTTCTGATTTTTAAcgaggaataaaaaaagaaaagaatgagtCGTTCATCAATAAATCTGTATTTTggagcttttttttccttcaaatttCTCTAAAGATTCAACGTTTGTTCAGAAGAACAGGAGCGATTGTTTCCTTGTTCCTGAAGAACTCTGAGAGAGaataaaaaacagagaaaaaacagGAGCTTATGGTTTCTCTCCACCAATAGGATTTCACAGAGGGCGGTGCGTCATCTGTTGCCAACTGAGAGGAAGGATCTCAGGTTGTAAAACGAAAGTAAAACTAAACTAGAACTAAAATGTAGTGAAAACAACAAGAATGTCCTAAAATAAGTGTTTAAATAACCAACTCTGATCTGGGATCATATTAATGTTCAATGTGATTAaactatgtttattttttaattggttgactgaaatataaatatatatagtttttgttcacatgtaaaaacattttattattaatcatagtctcattattgtcatttcacaaaattcttctattgtattttttcttggtataaatctgaatataatttaattaaactgaaataaggACGATAAAGATTctgattgtattttaatttggacCTTAACTGAATTAATTTGACCTTTAATAATGCTTGAATTAATTCCACCCTGTTCAACAAAACCAtagcataaaaaaatacatcaaaaaagTTCTAATAATTCTGTGACATTAGCAGCTTTAAAACTCATTCACTGTCACATATCGACTCTTTCAAATCCATTTCCACATTAAACACAGAGTTTagtgacataaataaataatatttaaaagtgacaaacaacatcaaactgttcaaataaataagaaaaaaacactgaactAATGAGAACGTTGACGTAAAACACTTTATATTCACACTCAcatctacagtatgtgtgttattaatgtgtgtttgtgttcactttGACTGAACAGAGTTTGGATGAAAAGctttagcattattattattattattattatttagttgaAGGTGCAGTGTCTCTAGAGGTTTATACACGTTTGGCTttgaaatatacatttattaatagcagaactttattcatatactgtataactactTTTAGATTCCAGGCCACTAAACTAAGCAGGTCTAAAGAACTTAAAACATAGATTTattattaaagtcattttactAGAACAGAAAACCTCACTGTACTCATTATGTAAATGAATCCATCCAACAGGTCAACGCTTACCTGGtgttgatgaaaataaaaatagtacatTAAAGGTCAATCCATGtatcctttgttctttggttattttgttttcaaaccaaatcaaaataacaaataaacagtggttattttgttttactgacttaaaaccaaaacataaatacagaaatataaaaaaatcagacaagcagcgtttttatgtctttaaattaaatcttgttctgtttgtgagatatttggatatttaaggagaaactatggacgagagcttcatgttttaatctcaccacacagaggggaccctcagacgggggcggacttttactctcagacaaataaaaatcaaaacatacgtcatattactgatgaactggtgaatagaAACATTATTAATGCACAGTTCTCACAGTCTATGCTCTGGGTACACGGATTAATGCCAAACTAGACAAATGCTGTGATGAGACACGACTCCTGTGAACAAAAGCTTTATCTATATTTTAATACATGCAGATGTGTAAAAGAAACAGAACCAACATGTAGCTCCTCCCCACGTCAGTGTGGAAACACCATCTCTTCTTTGTGCTTAGGCCTTCTGTAATTACAAATgtaatgtcatttatttatttcaactttttattaTGCAATTCTATGAGGaaagaaaatattcacaaatacatccatgatttacacatttgtttttcagattcacaaatatatttacaatttacacgtgttttctcatttatgtgagaacacacacgcacacacacacacacacacacacacacacactatctgcTGAATATTAATTCCATTTACCAACACAACAATATCTAATAACGTCACAATCACTTGgtttaacaaaaatatttcatcataattttaatgagtttttattagtaaaaatgtttttgatgacacTTCTCTAAATGTATGTGATGCTACATTTTATATAACAGTAAATATGGTATAAGTCCCCATGGCAAcagttaaacaaataaatgatagtGTTTAATAATTAAACTTATAATCCTCACCACACAGAGTCAGACATTAATAAACTATTCATTCTGCATCTCATGTATGACAAATtagaggaaataaaaatagaataatttcTAAAACTTCAAATCATTACAAAACCCACCTGTTTAACTGGCTTTTTCATaaacaccttgtttttttttttgttttgtcttattctccatgtaaagtgtctttgagtgtccaaaaaagcactatacaAATTTGatctattattaatataattattaaaactattttagtgttaattgattatttaaacCACAATGTTTACATTgatgaaatagattttttactattttttccatttttaataaaaacccattaaaatgatgaaaaagtatttttttgacaaatcaaGTGTTATAGTGTGATCAACAGTgataaaatggtaaatgaacatgatttatatagagctttatcaccacggaaacagtctcaaagtgctttacatatcagctcattcacccaatcactctcacattcacacaccagtgggacaggactgacatgtaaggcactagtcgaccactgggagcaacttagggttcagtgtcttgcccaaggacacttcgacacatagtcaggtactgggatcaaacccccaacctctcaatcagaagacgaccctctaccacctgagccacggtcacccagAATGGGACACTTTAAAGGAATAACACTGGTCTGACACTTTTCTTTGACAGGACTCTGGTCAGAGACAAAGTCAGGGAGAAGTTGTTAccagtgtatttattattgtagtggGTGAACTGGCAGGGATGAGGGTGATGGTACAAATCTTTgtaggtatgtgtgtgtggttctttaaaggaaaaataataacattaatatcACCAATCATATACAAATGATAATATTAACACCATCAATACGTACAGATGTATAAAATATGTTGTttgagaataaacattaaatcaaatcacCTCAAATATATTAACTTGgtcaaaaaacccaaataaacagcaaaacaGCCAAAGTGCAGACATGGGTTCATGAAAATGTTGTAGATGGATTCTATGGTCTTTGTCGCCCTCTGGTGGAGACATGCGCAACTGCACCACATGGACCAATCACCTGAAGTGCGCATGAGCAGAGAGCATCTCATCTGACGTCACACAGAAGCTAATGATACCTAGCAACAAATAAACGATGTGTAAACCTCACTACAACACACAGGAAAGCAGAACAAGTGGGAGTAAACAATGCTAAACTAGTCAGATAATGATAGTGAAGTCTTGGCAAACAATAAACTTACTTTAACTTAGTCACGCACACAGAGGACCCTCATCCTTTAGAACATAGTGTTACTACTGGAGATGGAGGCgctcaaacaggaagtgacatcactaCCAAGCAGCTTCAGAATAAAATAACTGTAAACACAAAGACTTTCTGACATCAACAGAACTCCTTTGATGGTTGGATAGAGTTATGTCATTAGTATACAGTACGTTAGagtgatattattattacatttcattattaataaaaatccatacacattaatttaaaaagtatattTGTTATACTATGATCAGCAGAAGTCAAGTGAAGGCTGCAGTGATTGTGGTGACACTGCAGTGAATAACATTAACGTTAATAGACATTGTTGTagcatgtgtttttgtgtcgttAATGTCTCattactgccccctagtggatAGTGGTGCTCTACACATGTGGATCAGCTGCGTTAACGTTTGTCTAAAAAAGACATTAACACGTGGGCCGATCCACAAACACACTTTGCTCAATCCACAAGCACTAGtgaagatttacacatgataattcatgatgaatgcacacacataaatgagaaaacacgtGTAAATCATGGatgtatttgtggatctgaaaaacacttgttaaaatctaaaaaaatacataaaaattgtagatctatttgtgaatatttttcagACAAATCTCTCTCCATACATTTCAGGTGCTGACGTACAACTGGCCGTAGACTACAGCTAGCCATTAGCCACAAAGGCtaaataataaactaataaagCTAGTAAACAATCTAACCTCTGCTTTCTGTAGCACAGTGTGTGAGAATAACATGCTGAGCTACTGTTAGCCTGTTGTCTATTTTAGCTAGCGTTAGAAAGCAGGTTGCACCAACCCTTCCTATTCCTGTTCCTATTGGACACTACGTGGTGGTCAAAGATGTTCACAGGAAAACCTGGAAATCCAAACGGTGGCTAGACCCGTTCCTGGTGCTCCTCATCACACACACCGTGGTTAATGTCTCTGAGAGGGAAACTTATCATTACTCTGGGCTGTGATTCTATGATCATGTGACTGTAGGTCAGTGGTAGTGGGTAGTCCAATAtctgaagggttgggggttcaaatcctattctatccaagtcattgttggtgttgtgtctttgggcaaggcacttcacccacattgcatcgtatgaatgttggtggtggtcagaggggccacTGTGGCTataatgtagcttaccaccaccggtatgactggtgtgaatgaataatggtttcagTAACACGCTTTGAGTCTGCTTAAAAAAAAGCTCTATATATAAATCCAAGTAATTATAtgtcatactgtacatactaaGATGAACCTACCTATCATGGTGCTTGTGATTGATCACAATAACTAGTGATAATTGTATTTAGCTTCTAGTTTTTAGTCTTTACCTGTTGTTCAGCGTCTGATCAACTAAACCAGAATGTTTCTATGGTTTGTAATGATGTAATAACCTAAAGCACAGgtggtgtgtatttatttactgatgTTGTACCTGTGTAGCTGTCAGTAATCAATGAATGATCAATAAACTGCACAAAAGATCTTTTAGTCCAtttatgactttatttcatCAGACATATCATTAATGTAACTCCTTTCGATACACGGCAACACAGGAAAGTTCTTTTTTGGAAAACGGGCGTTTATTGATGCCTCCTTCTTGCTTATACACACCATCCACGCCGTGAGAACTtagaaaaatacagtacaatACAGTACGTCAGACATTGTTTTGCATCAATAAACACTTAGAAAGaaatcaaattacaaaaatacaataccTCGTTGGCTGCTTGTAACAAAAGGAGGTTCTAACAGGGATTTGCTTGAAGTTTCACAACTAAATGAACTAATTTAACTCTATAGAGGAGCTGAAGACAACGTGCTCATACCTCCTCCTTTCATGCATGTTCTGCCCTCTAATCAGTCCATGGGGGCGCAACATTACATCACTCGTTCCGCCGGAGCTCCGCAAAACAGAACCGAGCTCCGCGAAGACAGAACTAAGCTCGGTGTTTGAGACCATGCGTAATAAACAATCggtaaacaacaaataaacaaacagagaGCAGCTGATGCAGCGCGGAGACACGAGCTGCGTTCAGGAACGGCTCAGACAACGCGGCACCGTCAGAGGAGGAATTTACACTCACACATTTtgtaataatattttataacTTTGCTCATCATGAacttatttattgatatttatttattccacgTATTTAAAGCATTTATATGACATGTACCCTATTTAAAGTACTCTCCTTTTCAGCAGCAGTTACAATCCTGAAGTGATGAACAGAACATCTGGAGGATCAATGTCTGCACTTCTGACAGCTTGGACTTGAAGTCCAGTCCAAAGTGATGTTTGTTGTGGTGCGTTCAGGAGCTGGGTGCTGTTATCATCCCTCTCTGCTCCTCACTGGTCCCCTGAAGGAGCAAACACAGAGAAACATTATTACACAGCTTTATCATCACATCTATCAGCTTTATTAGCATTAAACATCAATGTCATGTTTAGAAGCTCAGCTCCATCTAACACATCATGTGATGCTCTGGTTTTACCTCAAgcttttcatcatgtttttatcatttcatcaCTTTGTCCATTTGATGATGTACTCACAGTTTTCATCTCTGACTCTCCAGCTGAGGAAGACGACGTGTCAGAGGctgaaaaacacatcaaatctaAGGTTAAAGTCATTTGGACATTTACACATatcagccataacattatgaaCAGCttcaaaatgttaaactcaagcTGCTTTGGCTTTAATTcagcatttgcactttttattactatttataatgagagctaaattctccaggtgttcaaaggaaacagatttaacttgtttccatgtgttTCTACAAGATTCTACAAAATAAAGGATATGAAAtttactgctttaaaaacctgGTCTCATTactgatatttgttttattttattacttaagtacatttagtagcatttacttttttacttttactaaagtaatggagcaacttcaatacttttacttttatcagtcattttttattcaaatatctaGACTTTTACTTGAGAACTGACGACGAGTGCTTTTCCACCTCATTCCCAACAGGATCCTCACTTTAAATTATCTAGATTTTTgcccaatttctatttaattaaggaaagtGTTTTgcaataatttcaggaaaattagaagattttgttggaattttgagttttttccaacagtttaacattaaaaatgactgaaatcatgtgatataaacaccaGGAAAATGACGAGTCTCTGCAAATATAGTACGTTGGACccagaaatgaaacaaaaaagagaaaaaggaaattAATTATTTAGATTGAGAGGAAAGTTCAAAGAAATTCAACAAAAGACCAAAGGATTCATAGAAAAATCATTGATATTATCATTAAAAGTCACTcataaacacagtaaaaatgtaaatatcagAAGGACTCACTGTTGGCACGTTTGAACcctgaatgaaagaaaaacagagaaaaaaggaaaataatggaTTCAAAGAAATTCaacaaaagtgaaataaaagtgttttaagatccataaaaacagctttaatttaTTACCTCCAGAGCGTTTCCTCCACAGGAAGAATCCAGAGACGGCCcccagcagaagaagaagaagaagaagacctcCAACAACAGCACCAGCAacaacacctacacacacacacacacacacacacacacacacacacacacacacacacacacacacacacacacacacacacacacacacacacacacacacacacacacacacacacacacacacacacacacacacacacacagtgtgatgctgtgtgtgtcactgagCTCTGAGGGTGAACTCAGTGAGTCTCTCACCTCCATCAGACTTTCTCCAGTTGCTTAAAATCACACTTTTGTCCAGAGTGACTGTGAGATCTTCCTCCACACCTTTAATCTGGAACACACAGTCGTACCTGCTCCAGTCTTCAGCTCTGATCAGAGAAATGTTCAGGTCAACGCTCATCTGGAAGCTCCCATCATGGTTGGGGAGCATCTCTCCGTGGTCCACGCCCTCCaacacctcctcctcctggtcTTTCCTCCAGAACATCACAGCATAGCGGGGGTAGAAACCTGTAGCGTGGCAGGTGACTGGAGAGGAGGGAGTCCTCTGGAGGAGCTGGATGGAGGGAAGATCTGCAGAGGAACCACAAGGAGCAACAGTGAACTTtaatgatgaagaggaggaggaggatttaTTGATTCTACTAATAATGTGATCAGTGGATTATTAAAGTGGTGTTTAGCTGCAGCTCTACTGGAGAGTAAAGAGAGGTCAGTTTAGAGGTCATTTCATCATGTTCACTGTGAACATTTATCAcaacttttaaaaacactttcaggacaaacaaagaaaagagttgaagtaaaaaaatcagtcaaatgTTTCTATCAGCCTCAGTCTGCACGCTTTAGGtcataaatatcacatttaaataaatgaaccaTTAAAAAGCCTTAAACATGACTCATCATTTATGATGTTTTCAGCCAGGGTTTAtttcaaatcattttatttagttgaactgcttttaataatgtgttttgatctgttctgaatgtgtttgTGCTTATGTTTAAATGACTTAAAGCTGAGgattgtttaatactttattttcagtctcaatCAGATTATGGTACATGAGCTCAGACCTgatgtgagatctgatcgtagcgtatacgctcagatctgaacgtaccaacggttgataaatgaggaccaCTGTGATCTGACTGTTCATTCACACTGATAAAGACACACTGTTGTCTTCATGTGTCTCAGAGGAGTTTACCTGTTCTCATCAGGGAGCTCCGCCCAGCGTTCACGTACTTCTTCAACCATTTAGGACATTCCTCAGTAtggtagtattttttttgtgacataaaCGCTTTGTTATTTTCCCACTTGAGTTTAGTGATGAAAGCCTGTTGGTTGGGGGAAATCCATATCTGTTCCTTCAGATTCAGACTGATGAAGTCTTCTCCATCATAACCATATTGATGATAACCATCAACATCTCCAGTCTCATCGTCCCATTCACAGCCGTACATAAACTGGACAATGTGAACACCTGAGAGACACAGAGAtcatattaaacacacacacacacacactttaaagcaggggttctcaactttggggtcaggaccccatttgaggtctctagacactgggagagggttgtcagattccttcaagaaacgagattttttttttttttcaatttttgctcctttttatcatttttctacaactgcaccaaactcaccatattttaacatattttcatcactttttttgttccttttaatatatttttactacatttctcacatttctgacacttctacatcacatttccaGACATGTGCAGTTTAATAAACCCtatctaccacttttacacctaatgtcaaatatgttgacccattattgtcacttttaacctcttttcaccatattgtGATGCCGGTGAATCCAGCCTTAATGTTGTTCTGTGTTGCCATGTCTGCGTTGCCACGTTGGGTgtttccgtgtgtgtttgcCGCCCTGAATTAATGTATGTGATTGTGACTTTTCCTTTTGCTTGTGTCCTCACTCTCGCGTTAGTTCGTGGTTGGCGGGAGTAGAACGAGGATTAATAAGTGTGGGCGGGAGGAAAAGGAGTGTTAGTTCATGTTCTGACAGTGTGGATGGTGTGTAAGAGCACTGTGTGCGATTGTCCTGCTCCATTGTTCAGCAATTAAAGGCGATTTCTGACAAGACTTCAGTAACCCTTATTTCACGGCTCATCCACACTAcattggtgtcagaagtgggatgaTGGAACGTGTCGGAAGTCCAACAGAACTGCGGGAAGATGCCCGCCGCCGCCAAGAGAGAGCAGCCTGGGTCGCTGAGAAGTGGAGAACCCCATGTCTCCGCGACAAGCGGCCACACCACCCTGAGTCACTCGCGGTTCGAGACCAGAAACCTGCAGAACGACAGAGCTACAGCCCCGAACCGCAACAGCCCGCCGCCACTACAGTCACACCCAAGGCTACTGTCAAGTTGCCGAAATATGACGGCACGAACCAGCTGGAGTTATACCTCAAACAGGTTCGAATCGCTGCAGCACACAACGGATGGAGCGAAGGAGACACCGCCACACATCTGGCCCTCGCACTGGAAGACCGGGCGCAGCAGGTGCTTCTGGACTTGGCCCCCGCAGAGGAGCGGAACTTGCTCGCACTGTCTACGGCGCTAGAACAGCGGTTCGGACAGCGCTCATCAGAGACAGTAGAAAGAGAAAAGTTAAACAACCGCCACCGCCGGGAAGGAGAAAGCCTGGGAGCCTTTGCGGCGGACATTCAGCCACGTTCGCAGGGGTTATCCTCGTTTCCCCCACATGACGCAGGAAGAGTTAGCTCTCCATGCGTTCCTGCGAGGAACGCATGGAGAGAACGGCTCCGCCAACATGTTCGCCTGGCGACGCCTCAGACACTGGAGGAGGTGCTCCGGGAGGCAGAGCGTGTTGAAGACGTCATCTCCACAGCATGGGTGGCACCAAGCATTCAACCCTGCATCAGGATGGCTGACTATGACATTGAGGAGGTACGCCAAGCCCAGTCACCCACCCCGCAATTTCAGCAGCGACGTTCATCGACCAGACAGCGCCCACGCCGCTCATCTGACCGCTGCTATCGGTGTGATGAGCCTGCCCCGCCCCCGCACCGAGAGTCAGAACAGCCCCGCTGGAGGGAAACGACAGCGGGATGGCCCGATGAGGGGGTCGCCATCCCGGCCCACCATACCCCTCCAAGGCCGTTGCACGCTGGTGGGACGTTTTGGTCATACCAAGGGACTGTATTTGACCTGCCAGCTTGATAATCAGAGCTGTCAGGCGCTC from Gouania willdenowi chromosome 11, fGouWil2.1, whole genome shotgun sequence carries:
- the LOC114471797 gene encoding major histocompatibility complex class I-related gene protein-like isoform X2; protein product: MQISCWFCSLLCLSLQSVPGTSVLHTLRNFYTASSDVPNFPEYVAVGYVDDVQIDHYDSNTRRSVPKQDWMKDITDEQFWERQTAKDINSQQVFKVNIETLKQRFNQTGGVHIVQFMYGCEWDDETGDVDGYHQYGYDGEDFISLNLKEQIWISPNQQAFITKLKWENNKAFMSQKKYYHTEECPKWLKKYVNAGRSSLMRTDLPSIQLLQRTPSSPVTCHATGFYPRYAVMFWRKDQEEEVLEGVDHGEMLPNHDGSFQMSVDLNISLIRAEDWSRYDCVFQIKGVEEDLTVTLDKSVILSNWRKSDGGVVAGAVVGGLLLLLLLLGAVSGFFLWRKRSGASDTSSSSAGESEMKTGTSEEQRGMITAPSS
- the LOC114471797 gene encoding major histocompatibility complex class I-related gene protein-like isoform X1; its protein translation is MQISCWFCSLLCLSLQSVPGTSVLHTLRNFYTASSDVPNFPEYVAVGYVDDVQIDHYDSNTRRSVPKQDWMKDITDEQFWERQTAKDINSQQVFKVNIETLKQRFNQTGGVHIVQFMYGCEWDDETGDVDGYHQYGYDGEDFISLNLKEQIWISPNQQAFITKLKWENNKAFMSQKKYYHTEECPKWLKKYVNAGRSSLMRTDLPSIQLLQRTPSSPVTCHATGFYPRYAVMFWRKDQEEEVLEGVDHGEMLPNHDGSFQMSVDLNISLIRAEDWSRYDCVFQIKGVEEDLTVTLDKSVILSNWRKSDGGVVAGAVVGGLLLLLLLLGAVSGFFLWRKRSGGFKRANTSDTSSSSAGESEMKTGTSEEQRGMITAPSS